Proteins from a genomic interval of Verrucomicrobium sp.:
- a CDS encoding replication initiation protein — MDRDISGNTASTDFDSAPVSRADTTPRRAGRRVSKVRPPAPTVTTSTELTAVEVVGSDVQVPKELAQFLATNEAEGLTQYQRSLDLFDEGTQITEARNDLLLKKSSQRIRFETSLTLLQKKLLNALLFVARPTLSGREMFSVPVDYLSWCVSHDRSDMGYLKDSLKAMKRTIEVEEGEKWLLTSLLADVLFDGKNIIYDIPPLVRRAFSAPKRYYYISMVANARCRSKYSHSLYEMLKEFEYRGETPVMTIEEFRERMGVEKHEYPEFKRLSARTITGPLQELEEMSDLTATVDYATKGRKIVGIMFYIKPNPKNQFPTDSNERIRPEYWTMLKDEFGLNRSQLDEVTRVHSAKRVEEVCDVLFYRYITKKKEIKNGFKLVSSGLNDTEGKYHLTNREKDELAVLREREQTMSVEQKMRDAQVRAHEARVAEFNHRWATWSDQEQQFHWSVFVKEPEFMTLQKAKLVSASDTPNLNAPMVHSAFMNYLLRTGRLGD, encoded by the coding sequence TACGACACCTCGCCGCGCTGGTCGTCGCGTCTCGAAGGTACGGCCGCCGGCGCCGACTGTCACGACGTCGACGGAATTGACCGCTGTCGAAGTGGTCGGTAGCGATGTCCAGGTTCCGAAGGAGTTGGCTCAGTTCCTTGCGACCAACGAGGCAGAAGGCCTGACGCAGTATCAGCGCAGCCTAGACTTATTCGACGAGGGAACGCAGATAACCGAAGCGCGTAACGACCTGCTCCTGAAAAAGAGCAGCCAGCGCATCCGGTTCGAGACATCCCTGACTCTGCTGCAGAAGAAATTGCTCAACGCGCTACTGTTCGTCGCCCGCCCCACGTTGTCCGGTCGCGAGATGTTCTCGGTGCCAGTGGATTACTTGTCGTGGTGTGTGAGCCATGACAGGTCCGACATGGGCTACCTCAAAGATTCGCTGAAGGCGATGAAACGCACTATTGAGGTAGAGGAAGGCGAGAAATGGTTGTTGACCAGCTTGCTGGCGGACGTACTGTTTGACGGCAAGAACATCATCTACGACATCCCCCCGCTCGTGCGTCGCGCGTTCAGCGCACCCAAACGCTACTACTACATCTCGATGGTGGCCAACGCGAGGTGCCGCAGCAAGTATTCACACTCCCTCTACGAGATGCTCAAGGAGTTTGAGTACCGCGGCGAGACGCCGGTGATGACCATCGAAGAGTTCCGGGAGCGGATGGGCGTTGAAAAACACGAATATCCCGAATTCAAGCGACTCTCGGCCCGAACCATCACAGGGCCTTTGCAGGAATTGGAGGAGATGAGCGACCTCACTGCGACAGTCGACTACGCGACCAAGGGGCGCAAAATCGTCGGCATCATGTTTTACATCAAGCCGAACCCCAAAAACCAGTTCCCGACGGACAGCAATGAGCGCATCAGACCTGAATACTGGACGATGCTTAAGGACGAATTTGGGCTCAACCGTAGCCAGCTCGATGAAGTCACGCGTGTCCACTCCGCCAAGCGCGTTGAGGAAGTCTGCGACGTTCTCTTCTACCGCTATATCACGAAAAAGAAAGAAATCAAGAATGGGTTCAAGCTGGTCAGCTCCGGTCTGAACGATACTGAAGGCAAGTACCACCTGACCAATCGGGAAAAGGATGAGCTTGCCGTGCTGAGAGAGCGCGAGCAGACAATGAGCGTCGAGCAGAAGATGCGCGATGCACAGGTCCGCGCGCACGAAGCGCGAGTTGCGGAATTCAATCATCGATGGGCTACGTGGAGCGACCAGGAGCAGCAGTTCCACTGGAGCGTTTTCGTGAAAGAGCCCGAATTTATGACGTTGCAAAAAGCCAAGCTGGTCTCGGCCAGCGACACTCCGAATCTGAATGCTCCGATGGTTCACTCTGCTTTCATGAACTACCTGCTGCGCACGGGCCGCCTCGGCGATTGA